Proteins encoded by one window of Cupriavidus sp. EM10:
- a CDS encoding YbdD/YjiX family protein, with protein sequence MLDQIGNMGRYLGQSLRLMVGLPDYQTYVAHMENTHPDRAPMTYEEFFRERQEARYGGGQGKCC encoded by the coding sequence ATGCTGGATCAGATCGGAAACATGGGACGTTACCTGGGCCAGTCGCTGCGGCTGATGGTGGGCCTGCCCGACTACCAGACCTACGTGGCCCACATGGAAAACACCCATCCGGACCGCGCGCCCATGACGTACGAGGAATTCTTCCGCGAACGCCAGGAGGCCCGGTACGGAGGCGGGCAGGGCAAGTGCTGCTGA
- a CDS encoding carbon starvation CstA family protein, with amino-acid sequence MNRIGQHLLWLAVAVLGAFAFATVALSRGEAVSALWIVVAALCIYLIAYRYYSRFIADKVMQLDPKRMTPAWRHNDGLDYVPTNKAVLFGHHFAAIAGAGPLVGPVLAAQMGYMPGMLWILAGVVFAGAVQDFMILFISTRRDGRSLGDLVKSEMGTVPGLIALFGCFMIMIIILAVLALIVVKALAGSPWGTFTVAVTIPIAIFMGIYTRYIRPGRIGEVSVIGFVLLMLAIIGGQYVHESAVLAPLFTYDGKALTWMLIIYGFIAAVLPVWLLLAPRDYLSTFLKIGTIIALAIGIVIVAPELKMPAFTQFAQGGGPVWSGNLFPFLFITIACGAVSGFHALISSGTTPKLLENESHARFIGYGAMLAESFVAIMALVAASVIEPGVYFAMNSPAAVIGTTPEAVAQAVSTWGFVITPDVLIQTAKDVGENTIISRAGGAPTLAVGIAHILHQVVGGQAMMAFWYHFAILFEALFILTAVDAGTRAGRFMLQDLLGSFVPSLKRTESLPANLIATALTVAAWGYFLYQGVVDPLGGINTLWPLFGISNQMLAAVALVLGTCVLVKMKRGQYAWVTLLPTCWLLICTLTAGWQKLFDADPKVSFLTHASKFSAAIAEGKVLAPAKTMEQMHRIVFNDYLDAGLCALFMFVVLSIVFYGFKTAMSARNQGKRTDSETPFEPLPAQASAASH; translated from the coding sequence ATGAATCGCATCGGACAACACCTGTTGTGGCTGGCCGTCGCCGTGCTCGGCGCGTTTGCTTTCGCCACTGTCGCGCTGTCGCGCGGTGAAGCCGTCAGCGCATTGTGGATCGTGGTTGCCGCGCTCTGCATCTACCTGATTGCCTACCGCTACTACAGCCGCTTCATCGCCGACAAGGTGATGCAGCTCGACCCCAAGCGCATGACGCCCGCGTGGCGCCACAACGACGGCCTGGACTACGTGCCGACCAACAAGGCCGTGCTGTTCGGCCACCACTTCGCCGCCATTGCCGGTGCCGGGCCGCTGGTGGGACCCGTGCTGGCCGCGCAGATGGGCTACATGCCCGGCATGCTGTGGATCCTGGCCGGCGTGGTGTTTGCCGGCGCGGTGCAGGACTTCATGATCCTGTTCATCTCCACGCGCCGCGACGGCCGTTCGCTGGGCGACCTGGTGAAGTCCGAAATGGGCACCGTGCCCGGCCTGATCGCGCTGTTCGGCTGCTTCATGATCATGATCATCATCCTGGCGGTGCTGGCGCTGATCGTGGTCAAGGCGCTGGCCGGCTCCCCGTGGGGCACGTTCACCGTGGCGGTGACCATCCCCATTGCCATCTTCATGGGCATCTACACGCGATACATCCGTCCCGGCCGTATCGGCGAGGTGTCGGTGATCGGCTTCGTGCTGCTGATGCTGGCCATCATCGGCGGCCAGTACGTGCATGAAAGCGCCGTGCTGGCGCCGCTGTTCACGTACGACGGCAAGGCGCTGACCTGGATGCTGATCATCTACGGCTTTATCGCCGCCGTGCTGCCCGTGTGGCTGCTGCTGGCGCCGCGCGATTACCTGTCGACGTTCCTGAAGATCGGCACCATCATCGCGCTGGCAATCGGCATCGTGATCGTGGCGCCGGAACTGAAGATGCCGGCCTTCACGCAGTTCGCGCAGGGCGGCGGCCCGGTGTGGTCGGGCAACCTGTTCCCGTTCCTGTTCATCACCATCGCCTGCGGCGCGGTGTCGGGCTTCCACGCGCTGATCTCGTCGGGCACCACGCCCAAGCTGCTGGAAAATGAATCGCATGCGCGCTTCATCGGCTACGGCGCGATGCTGGCCGAGTCGTTCGTCGCCATCATGGCCCTGGTGGCCGCATCGGTGATCGAACCGGGCGTGTACTTCGCGATGAACAGCCCGGCCGCCGTGATCGGCACCACGCCGGAAGCGGTGGCGCAGGCGGTGTCGACATGGGGCTTCGTGATCACACCGGACGTGCTGATCCAGACCGCCAAGGATGTTGGCGAAAATACGATCATCTCGCGTGCCGGTGGCGCGCCGACGCTGGCCGTGGGTATCGCGCACATCCTGCATCAGGTGGTGGGTGGCCAGGCCATGATGGCGTTCTGGTATCACTTCGCGATCCTGTTCGAGGCCCTGTTCATCCTGACCGCCGTCGACGCTGGCACGCGTGCCGGCCGCTTCATGCTGCAGGATCTGCTGGGCAGCTTCGTGCCGTCGCTGAAGCGCACCGAATCGCTGCCGGCCAACCTGATCGCCACCGCGCTGACCGTGGCGGCCTGGGGCTACTTCCTGTACCAGGGCGTGGTCGATCCGCTGGGCGGCATCAACACGCTGTGGCCGCTGTTCGGCATCTCGAACCAGATGCTGGCCGCCGTGGCCCTGGTGCTGGGCACCTGCGTGCTGGTCAAGATGAAGCGCGGCCAATACGCGTGGGTGACGCTGCTGCCGACCTGCTGGCTGCTGATCTGCACGCTGACCGCCGGCTGGCAGAAACTGTTCGACGCCGACCCCAAGGTGAGCTTCCTGACGCACGCGTCGAAGTTCAGCGCCGCGATTGCCGAAGGCAAGGTGCTGGCCCCGGCCAAGACGATGGAGCAGATGCATCGCATCGTCTTCAACGACTACCTGGATGCCGGCCTGTGCGCGCTGTTCATGTTCGTGGTGCTGTCGATCGTGTTCTACGGTTTCAAGACCGCGATGTCGGCCCGCAACCAGGGCAAGCGCACCGACAGCGAAACGCCGTTCGAACCGCTGCCGGCGCAGGCCTCGGCAGCGTCGCACTGA
- a CDS encoding cache domain-containing protein: protein MKLRQKILLLAVAPLAVAMLGIALAVRYQATALARHERALVEAAYLQSKETELRHYVDLAQSAIAPMVQSGSTDAATRQAAMEALARLDYGPDGYFFLYDLQGRNLMHPRQPELVGQDLWLMRDPQGALTIQKLVAAAKAGGGSVRYMWQKPSSKQTVPKLGYVVAVPGWNWMLGTGIYLDDVERTLRQLDARAETDIRETMAWIGVIAAISILLVAASGLALNISEHREADAKLRQLAQRVVQSQEEERARLSRELHDGIGQLLVSVKLVLEAATNRIRLAPSEGASVAPILGMALNRLDSAFNEVRRVARNLRPALLDDLGLYAALQHLAREMQAGSTLQVEVTQTGQPRELVDEQATALFRIAQEALTNVERHAHASRVDVELEFSPSATRLTVRDNGTGFDVARMQHDPQRGIGLRNLRERMAALGGQFDIVSMPSGTRLVAVLPAITPPSDIPLS, encoded by the coding sequence ATGAAACTCCGCCAAAAGATACTTTTGCTCGCCGTGGCGCCCCTGGCCGTCGCGATGCTGGGCATTGCGCTGGCCGTGCGCTACCAGGCCACGGCGCTGGCGCGCCACGAGCGCGCGCTGGTCGAAGCCGCCTACCTGCAAAGCAAGGAAACCGAGCTGCGGCACTACGTCGACCTGGCCCAGAGCGCCATCGCGCCGATGGTGCAGTCCGGCAGCACCGACGCCGCCACGCGGCAGGCCGCCATGGAGGCACTGGCCAGGCTCGACTACGGCCCGGACGGCTACTTCTTCCTGTATGACCTGCAAGGCCGCAACCTGATGCATCCGCGCCAGCCGGAACTGGTGGGCCAGGACCTGTGGCTGATGCGTGATCCGCAAGGCGCGCTGACGATCCAGAAACTGGTGGCGGCGGCCAAGGCCGGCGGCGGTTCGGTGCGCTACATGTGGCAGAAGCCGTCGTCGAAGCAGACCGTGCCCAAGCTTGGCTACGTGGTTGCCGTGCCGGGCTGGAACTGGATGCTGGGCACCGGCATCTACCTGGACGATGTCGAGCGGACGCTGCGCCAGCTGGACGCGCGCGCCGAGACCGATATCCGCGAGACCATGGCCTGGATCGGCGTGATCGCCGCCATCAGCATCCTGCTGGTGGCCGCCAGCGGGCTCGCGCTCAATATCAGCGAACACCGCGAGGCCGACGCCAAGCTGCGCCAGCTGGCGCAACGCGTGGTGCAGTCGCAGGAAGAAGAACGCGCCCGGCTGTCGCGCGAATTGCATGACGGCATCGGGCAGTTGCTGGTGTCGGTCAAGCTGGTGCTGGAAGCGGCTACGAACCGCATCCGCCTGGCGCCGTCCGAAGGGGCGTCGGTGGCGCCCATCCTGGGCATGGCGCTGAACCGGCTGGACTCTGCTTTCAATGAAGTACGACGCGTGGCGCGCAACCTGCGGCCCGCCCTGCTCGACGACCTGGGCCTGTACGCGGCCCTGCAGCACCTGGCGCGAGAGATGCAGGCCGGCAGCACGCTGCAGGTGGAAGTCACCCAGACCGGGCAGCCCCGGGAACTGGTGGACGAACAGGCGACGGCGCTGTTCCGCATCGCGCAGGAAGCGCTGACCAATGTCGAACGCCACGCGCATGCCTCGCGCGTGGACGTGGAACTCGAATTTTCTCCAAGTGCGACCCGCCTGACCGTACGCGACAACGGCACCGGCTTCGACGTGGCGCGCATGCAGCACGACCCGCAGCGCGGCATCGGCCTGCGCAACCTGCGCGAGCGCATGGCCGCGCTGGGCGGCCAGTTCGACATCGTGTCGATGCCGTCGGGTACGCGGCTGGTGGCGGTGCTGCCGGCGATCACTCCTCCTTCCGATATTCCGCTGTCATGA
- a CDS encoding response regulator transcription factor: MTVAPDDDPVIPPSHAPARVLLIDDHALVRDGMRMHLTLQPGLEVVGEADDGEAALAWLAGAGPANVPELVITDIGMRGMGGIALAGALHDAYPEVAVLIVSMHDNLEYVRQAIRAGARGYVLKDAPADELMAAIQAVLAGRVFYSTRIARGMAEHAISPLDALTPRERDILHGIGRGQSNKDIASRLGVSVRTVETHRLNLKRKLGIEGRAELVKYAVQQLGIDSDPG; this comes from the coding sequence ATGACCGTTGCGCCCGACGACGACCCCGTCATTCCGCCTTCCCACGCGCCGGCCCGGGTGCTGCTGATCGACGACCACGCGCTGGTGCGCGACGGCATGCGCATGCACCTGACGCTGCAGCCCGGGCTGGAAGTGGTGGGCGAAGCCGACGACGGCGAGGCCGCGCTGGCGTGGCTGGCCGGCGCCGGCCCGGCCAACGTGCCAGAACTGGTGATTACCGACATCGGCATGCGCGGCATGGGCGGCATCGCGCTGGCCGGGGCGCTGCACGACGCCTATCCCGAGGTGGCCGTGCTGATCGTGTCGATGCACGACAACCTTGAATACGTGCGCCAGGCCATCCGGGCCGGCGCGCGCGGCTACGTGCTCAAGGACGCGCCGGCCGACGAACTGATGGCCGCCATCCAGGCCGTGCTGGCCGGCCGCGTGTTCTACAGCACGCGCATTGCCCGCGGCATGGCCGAGCACGCCATCAGCCCGCTCGACGCCCTGACACCGCGCGAACGCGACATCCTCCATGGCATCGGCCGGGGGCAGTCCAACAAGGACATCGCATCGCGCCTGGGCGTATCGGTACGCACCGTGGAAACCCACCGCCTGAACCTGAAACGCAAGCTGGGCATCGAGGGCCGGGCCGAACTGGTCAAGTACGCGGTGCAGCAACTGGGGATCGATAGCGATCCGGGATAG
- a CDS encoding MOSC domain-containing protein yields MAEFDPRPNPAGAGGTAVGRVLAINVGVALPLVVAGAGTEAVVMSAIRKHPLSTLHHPIAVGVHRLGLAGDEQIDRTIHGGPGKAVYAYPIEHYTWWNARRREAGVEEAERPLAFGALGENLTIQGLVEASLWVGDRLRVGEVELVVESPRRPCYKLNAVMGYAHAVRDMTRSGFSGVYLSVARQGVIRAGDDMVLTPGPREIPVTCLNL; encoded by the coding sequence GTGGCCGAGTTTGATCCGCGTCCCAACCCAGCCGGCGCCGGTGGCACGGCCGTCGGCCGCGTGCTGGCGATCAACGTCGGCGTGGCCCTGCCGCTGGTGGTGGCGGGGGCCGGCACCGAGGCCGTGGTCATGTCGGCCATCCGCAAGCATCCGCTGAGCACCCTGCATCATCCGATCGCCGTTGGCGTGCACCGCCTGGGACTGGCGGGCGACGAGCAGATCGACCGCACCATTCACGGCGGGCCGGGCAAGGCCGTGTACGCCTATCCGATCGAACACTACACGTGGTGGAACGCGCGCCGGCGCGAGGCCGGCGTGGAAGAGGCCGAGCGGCCGCTGGCGTTTGGCGCGCTGGGCGAAAACCTGACGATCCAGGGCCTGGTCGAGGCCTCGCTATGGGTGGGAGACCGGCTTCGCGTCGGCGAGGTCGAGCTTGTGGTGGAATCGCCACGTCGGCCCTGTTACAAGCTCAACGCGGTGATGGGCTATGCGCATGCGGTGCGCGACATGACCCGCAGCGGGTTTTCGGGCGTGTACCTGAGCGTGGCGCGGCAGGGCGTGATCCGCGCCGGCGACGACATGGTGCTGACGCCGGGACCGCGCGAGATCCCGGTAACCTGTCTGAACTTGTAA
- a CDS encoding efflux RND transporter periplasmic adaptor subunit, whose product MKSDGIDQPKGFVDGNWSASTSTGRGRTSPWVAIAGLVVLALAGWFGWKTWLAPKPAAKGPAVTTVSTAVVRQSDVPVEVTANGTVTAMQTVDVRPQVSSTVRTVHIKEGQSVKPGDLLFTLDTRMDEANLAKARAQLMRDQADLSDARRTLARSQELLQRNFISRSAVDTAQAKVDGFEATIRADQAAIEASQVAISYGQIRATIGGRTGVINVFPGSLVTPANTTTTPAMVTVAQIAPITVMFTLPERQLASLREALQAGPVTVSAQPNDGNPAPVSGKITFVDNTVDPQYGSIRVKATFPNDEHRLWPGTYANVNATVQVLKNALSVPPQAVVTGPEGRFVYTVQPDSKVARVPVKVVVTTAAAAVVEGVQPGARVVTEGAQNLRPGTLVREAAARGASAPAAAAPASTNSGGH is encoded by the coding sequence ATGAAATCAGACGGGATCGACCAGCCGAAAGGCTTCGTCGATGGCAACTGGAGCGCGTCCACTTCGACGGGACGCGGCCGCACATCGCCCTGGGTGGCCATTGCAGGGCTGGTGGTACTGGCCCTGGCAGGGTGGTTTGGCTGGAAAACCTGGCTGGCACCGAAGCCAGCCGCCAAGGGCCCGGCCGTGACCACCGTGAGCACCGCCGTGGTCAGGCAATCCGACGTACCGGTGGAAGTCACCGCCAACGGCACCGTGACGGCGATGCAGACCGTGGACGTGCGTCCGCAGGTTTCCAGCACCGTGCGCACCGTGCACATCAAGGAAGGCCAGTCCGTGAAGCCGGGCGACCTGCTGTTCACGCTGGACACGCGCATGGACGAGGCCAATCTGGCGAAGGCGCGCGCCCAGCTGATGCGCGACCAGGCCGATCTGTCCGATGCGCGCCGCACGCTGGCCCGCAGCCAGGAGCTGCTGCAGCGCAATTTCATCTCGCGCAGCGCCGTGGATACCGCCCAGGCCAAGGTCGACGGCTTCGAAGCCACGATCCGCGCCGACCAGGCCGCCATCGAGGCCAGCCAGGTGGCCATCAGCTACGGACAGATCCGCGCCACCATCGGCGGCCGTACCGGGGTGATCAACGTATTCCCCGGCTCGCTGGTGACGCCGGCCAATACCACCACGACGCCCGCGATGGTGACGGTGGCCCAGATCGCGCCGATCACGGTCATGTTCACGCTGCCAGAGCGCCAGCTGGCGTCGCTGCGCGAAGCGCTGCAGGCAGGCCCGGTGACGGTGTCCGCGCAGCCCAACGACGGCAATCCGGCGCCGGTCAGCGGCAAGATCACGTTTGTCGACAATACCGTGGATCCGCAGTACGGCAGCATCCGCGTCAAGGCGACATTCCCCAACGACGAGCACCGGCTCTGGCCCGGCACCTACGCCAACGTGAATGCGACGGTTCAGGTGCTGAAGAATGCGCTGAGCGTGCCGCCGCAGGCCGTGGTGACGGGGCCTGAAGGCCGCTTCGTCTATACCGTGCAGCCCGACAGCAAGGTGGCGCGCGTGCCGGTCAAGGTGGTGGTGACCACTGCCGCCGCCGCCGTGGTGGAAGGCGTGCAGCCGGGCGCCCGCGTGGTGACCGAGGGCGCGCAGAACCTGCGGCCGGGCACGCTGGTACGCGAGGCCGCCGCGCGCGGGGCTTCGGCGCCTGCCGCAGCGGCGCCAGCATCGACCAACAGCGGCGGGCACTGA
- a CDS encoding efflux RND transporter permease subunit encodes MSLSELCIRRPVMTVLLCLAVIVTGIVLYPTIPIAALPSFNSPVIQVTATLPGASPETMAASVATQLEKQFATIPGVTVISSSNTLGNSSITIEFNSDRNIDDAAVDVQAALFRAQRSLPIEMTVPPSYRKVNPADAPVILLAINSPSMSLGELNAFGDNLISPTLATLPGVAQVQIFGQKRFSVRVRAHPDALAARGMTLDELATALNRANANTPVGTLDGARQTLTIQANRQMTNADAFRNIIVASQPSGAVVRLSDVADVEDSVETIKTGSWLNNERSIVLAVLRQPDANTVAVVDGIKGALPRLVQQMPQSVNVSVVNDRSNSIRESIHDVQFTLALTVALVVMVIFLFLRRAAATLIPTVSLPISLIGTVALMKAFGYSLDNVSLLAITLAVGLVVDDAIVMLENIVRHIEEGVPPLKAALVGSREMGFTILSISISLVAVFIPIFFMPGVIGLLFHEFAAVVSLSILVSALVSLTLIPMLCARFLSAENVPVDESQHTYGDHAAGAAAHRVQQKQTIGLRATQWFEDLFEWTLHKYARGLDWCLAHRRVVLAAAGLTFVLTAVLFVKIPKGFFPEEDIGQIQVNAEGPQDISFDAMSERLRDAAERIRANPAVRSVVASIGGGPSPAINTGRMFVELKPLGERPKMPQVVESLRRDVSGVPGLQVYFSPVQNLRLGGRQSKSRYQYTLQSVKPGQLQEFSDKLMAKMRAEPVFRDVTSDSQQSGLEAQLTIDRDKANAMGVQMQDVRAALYTAFGERQVSTIYTPIDNYYVILTAADVDRVDETAFSKLYVRSKTGQMVPVSAFATTERRVGPIAVNHQGQLPSVTVSFNLAPGAALGDASKLINSYSREIEMPSSIFTSWGGDAAVFQSSQATQVVLLVAAIAVIYTLLGVLYESYIHPLTILAGLPSAAIGALLTLFIFNVELSLIATIGVLMLIGIVKKNAIMMIDFALAAQREQGMAPSKAIRQACLLRFRPIMMTTFAAVMGALPLALGLGAGAELRQPLGLAVVGGLLFSQVITLFITPVIYLALDRYSGTGPLQIDAEGNRLDEKQPEAVAH; translated from the coding sequence ATGTCGCTGTCCGAGCTCTGTATCCGCCGGCCCGTGATGACGGTGCTGCTGTGCCTGGCCGTCATCGTCACGGGCATCGTGCTGTATCCGACCATCCCGATTGCCGCCCTGCCCAGCTTCAACTCGCCCGTGATCCAGGTCACGGCCACGCTGCCCGGCGCCAGCCCCGAGACCATGGCCGCTTCCGTGGCCACGCAGCTGGAAAAGCAGTTCGCGACGATCCCGGGCGTGACCGTGATCAGCTCGTCGAACACGCTCGGCAATTCGAGCATCACGATCGAATTCAACAGCGACCGCAATATCGACGACGCGGCCGTGGATGTGCAGGCGGCCCTGTTCCGCGCCCAGCGGTCGCTGCCGATCGAGATGACGGTGCCGCCGTCGTACCGCAAGGTGAACCCCGCCGATGCGCCGGTGATCCTGCTGGCCATCAACTCGCCGTCGATGAGCCTGGGCGAGCTGAACGCCTTTGGCGACAACCTGATCTCGCCCACGCTGGCCACGCTGCCCGGCGTGGCGCAGGTGCAGATCTTCGGGCAGAAGCGGTTCTCGGTGCGCGTGCGCGCCCACCCCGATGCGCTGGCCGCCCGTGGCATGACGCTCGACGAACTGGCCACGGCGCTGAACCGCGCCAACGCCAACACGCCCGTGGGTACGCTGGACGGCGCGCGCCAGACGCTGACCATCCAGGCCAACCGCCAGATGACGAACGCCGACGCGTTCCGCAACATCATCGTGGCCAGCCAGCCCAGCGGCGCCGTGGTGCGGCTGTCCGACGTGGCCGACGTGGAAGACAGCGTCGAGACGATCAAGACCGGCAGCTGGCTCAACAACGAGCGGTCGATCGTGCTGGCCGTGCTGCGCCAGCCGGACGCCAACACGGTGGCCGTGGTCGATGGCATCAAGGGCGCGCTGCCGCGCCTGGTGCAGCAAATGCCGCAGTCGGTCAACGTGAGCGTGGTGAACGACCGCTCGAACTCCATCCGCGAGTCGATCCACGACGTGCAGTTCACGCTGGCGCTGACCGTGGCGCTGGTGGTGATGGTGATCTTCCTGTTCCTGCGCCGCGCGGCCGCCACGCTGATTCCTACCGTGTCGCTGCCGATTTCGCTGATCGGCACCGTGGCGCTGATGAAGGCGTTCGGCTACAGCCTGGACAACGTGTCGCTGCTGGCCATCACGCTGGCCGTGGGCCTGGTGGTCGACGACGCCATCGTGATGCTCGAGAACATCGTGCGCCACATCGAGGAAGGCGTGCCGCCGCTCAAGGCCGCGCTGGTGGGATCGCGCGAGATGGGTTTCACGATCCTGTCGATCTCGATCTCGCTGGTGGCCGTGTTCATCCCGATCTTCTTCATGCCGGGCGTGATCGGCCTGCTGTTCCACGAGTTTGCGGCGGTGGTGTCGCTGTCGATCCTGGTGTCGGCGCTGGTGTCGCTGACGCTGATCCCGATGCTGTGCGCGCGCTTCCTGTCGGCCGAGAACGTGCCGGTGGACGAATCGCAGCATACCTACGGAGATCACGCCGCCGGTGCTGCCGCGCATCGCGTGCAGCAGAAGCAGACCATCGGCCTGCGCGCCACGCAGTGGTTCGAGGACCTCTTCGAATGGACGCTGCACAAGTACGCGCGGGGGCTGGACTGGTGCCTGGCGCACCGGCGGGTGGTGCTGGCGGCGGCGGGTTTGACGTTCGTGCTGACGGCGGTGCTGTTCGTGAAGATTCCCAAAGGCTTCTTCCCCGAAGAAGACATCGGCCAGATCCAGGTCAACGCCGAAGGCCCGCAGGACATCTCGTTCGATGCGATGTCCGAGCGCCTGCGCGATGCCGCCGAGCGCATTCGTGCGAATCCGGCCGTGAGGAGCGTGGTGGCGTCGATTGGCGGCGGCCCGTCGCCGGCCATCAACACGGGCCGCATGTTCGTGGAACTGAAGCCGCTGGGCGAGCGCCCCAAGATGCCGCAGGTGGTCGAATCTTTGCGCCGCGACGTTTCGGGCGTGCCTGGCCTGCAGGTGTATTTCTCGCCGGTGCAGAACCTGCGCCTGGGCGGCCGCCAGAGCAAGAGCCGCTACCAGTACACGCTGCAGAGCGTGAAGCCGGGCCAGCTGCAGGAATTCAGCGACAAGCTGATGGCGAAGATGCGCGCCGAGCCGGTGTTCCGCGACGTGACCAGCGATTCGCAGCAGTCGGGCCTGGAGGCGCAGCTGACCATCGACCGCGACAAGGCCAATGCGATGGGCGTGCAGATGCAGGACGTGCGCGCCGCGCTGTACACGGCGTTCGGCGAGCGCCAGGTGTCGACGATCTACACGCCGATCGACAACTACTACGTGATCCTGACCGCCGCCGACGTCGACCGCGTGGACGAGACGGCGTTCTCCAAGCTCTACGTGCGCAGCAAGACCGGGCAGATGGTGCCGGTGTCGGCGTTTGCCACGACCGAGCGCCGCGTGGGCCCGATTGCCGTGAACCACCAGGGCCAGCTGCCGTCGGTGACGGTGTCGTTCAACCTGGCCCCCGGCGCGGCGCTGGGCGATGCGTCGAAGCTGATCAACAGCTACAGCCGCGAGATCGAGATGCCGTCGTCGATCTTCACCAGCTGGGGTGGCGACGCGGCCGTGTTCCAGTCGTCGCAAGCCACGCAGGTGGTGCTGCTGGTGGCGGCCATCGCGGTCATCTACACGCTGCTGGGCGTGCTGTACGAAAGCTACATCCACCCGCTGACCATCCTGGCCGGCCTGCCGTCGGCGGCCATCGGCGCGTTGCTGACGCTGTTCATCTTCAACGTCGAACTGTCGCTGATTGCAACAATCGGCGTGCTGATGCTGATCGGCATCGTCAAGAAGAACGCGATCATGATGATCGACTTCGCGCTGGCCGCGCAGCGCGAGCAGGGCATGGCGCCGAGCAAGGCGATCCGGCAGGCATGCCTGCTGCGGTTCCGCCCGATCATGATGACCACCTTCGCCGCCGTGATGGGTGCCCTGCCGCTGGCGCTGGGCCTGGGCGCCGGCGCTGAACTGCGCCAGCCGCTGGGCCTGGCCGTGGTGGGTGGCCTGCTGTTCTCGCAGGTCATCACGCTGTTCATTACGCCGGTGATCTACCTGGCGCTGGACCGCTATTCGGGCACCGGCCCGCTGCAGATCGACGCCGAAGGCAACCGGCTGGACGAGAAGCAGCCCGAGGCGGTTGCTCACTGA